Proteins encoded by one window of Pyxidicoccus trucidator:
- a CDS encoding ligand-binding sensor domain-containing protein — translation MRRLLGSTLLLLLMTGASSGTQRLDFREVGVSRSFEAEIITEVFRDRVGLLWIGTREALYLHDGQRFRKFQHEVGHPESLTSSAVRSVHEDALGRLWIGTNTGGLNLLDRARWTFQHFRHEPSNPSSIDDGGVFALADEEAGRLWVGTAAGLSLLDPATGRASRIPLLPGGGDEFVMTMHREPSGELWVGTVGRGLFRRRAGGREFERVADEAGERAAMDIFTLAPDADEGLWVGTRNGLYRWRPGDAHLHRVALSPPELADALVNVTELEPDGRGTLWIGTYGQGLYRMETATGSMVAVEMPVHGAGGQHIDQGALALDAQQGLFVGTFGAGLFRASLHPPVLQRVDTVGPEGARALAQGDIYAVVPDGDGRLLLGHYGDGVATLTVATGAVEPLVIPAPAGEQVHGVLSLLRTREGPIWAGISEGVWRFNRATGDFRFYRRGLGEGGGQAPGFVYSLLQDSRGRVWLGAGGGGLYRHRPETDDFVVFRHSATDPRSIPDDFITALMEDRRGRLWMGTRSGGAGLCTAEGESLDCTRLSPGGSPGLSHHHVSALLEDPSGAVWIGTMGGGLQRVVPDASGSISTVARWTRSEGLIDDHVVALAFTPDGALWVSTRAGLSRFDATSGHFESYAASDGLPTAVFNPKAVALEGGRLYWGTVKGVVALDPSVRPERGPTPPIVITGIEGTGARAEQPVWELTSLEVPWAQPLSLEFAVLDFSRGDAEYAYRLTADGPWLTLGMRSQLTFHALPPGDYALSIRGRAPGRDWSETRPLALRVTPPFWRRGEVRFGALVLVMLAVVTGLGWRTRALQRRNKALRALQAEREQALEEARASRDGLGEAFAHLRRLTMRLEAAKEEERKHLARELHDEFGQALTAVKINLGLVATGKRTAGTGLDRLAETIGMVDQLIGQVRALSIDLRPPVLDEMGLVPALEGYLRGVGQRGGVALGFDVGADLPVLGAGREIVLFRVIQEAVTNALRHADARRIDVRLEPVGAAVRLEVRDDGRGFASEASLSGGASRTFGLFGMQERVRDLGGRFEVTSRPGEGTCVVAEVPLANEEEHRARTAGG, via the coding sequence GTGCGCAGACTCCTCGGGAGCACCCTGCTCCTGCTCCTCATGACGGGCGCCTCGTCCGGTACGCAGCGGCTCGACTTCCGCGAGGTGGGCGTCTCGCGCTCGTTCGAGGCGGAGATCATCACCGAGGTGTTTCGGGACCGGGTGGGGCTGCTGTGGATTGGGACGCGGGAGGCGCTCTACCTCCATGACGGCCAGCGCTTCCGCAAGTTCCAGCACGAGGTGGGCCACCCCGAGTCCCTGACGAGCAGCGCCGTGCGGAGCGTCCACGAGGACGCGCTGGGCCGCCTGTGGATTGGGACGAACACGGGCGGACTGAACCTGCTCGACCGGGCGCGCTGGACGTTCCAGCACTTCCGTCACGAGCCCTCGAACCCTTCGAGCATCGACGACGGTGGAGTCTTCGCGCTCGCCGACGAGGAGGCCGGCCGGCTGTGGGTGGGAACGGCCGCCGGGCTCAGCCTGTTGGATCCGGCGACCGGGCGCGCCTCGCGGATACCGCTGCTGCCCGGAGGTGGGGACGAGTTCGTCATGACGATGCACCGGGAGCCCTCCGGAGAGCTCTGGGTCGGCACCGTCGGCCGGGGCCTGTTCCGGCGCCGCGCGGGAGGGCGCGAGTTCGAGCGCGTAGCCGACGAGGCGGGTGAGCGCGCGGCCATGGACATCTTCACCCTCGCACCAGACGCGGATGAGGGGCTCTGGGTCGGCACGCGCAACGGCCTCTACCGATGGCGGCCCGGCGACGCGCACCTGCACCGCGTGGCCCTCTCGCCGCCGGAGCTCGCCGACGCGCTGGTCAACGTCACCGAGCTGGAGCCGGATGGACGCGGGACGCTCTGGATTGGCACCTATGGCCAGGGCCTGTACCGAATGGAAACGGCGACCGGAAGCATGGTCGCGGTGGAGATGCCGGTCCACGGAGCGGGTGGGCAGCACATCGACCAGGGCGCGCTGGCGTTGGACGCCCAGCAGGGCCTGTTCGTCGGCACCTTTGGCGCGGGGCTGTTCCGGGCCTCCCTCCATCCGCCGGTCCTCCAGCGCGTGGACACGGTGGGTCCAGAGGGCGCACGCGCCCTCGCCCAGGGAGACATCTACGCGGTGGTGCCGGACGGCGATGGGCGCCTGCTCCTGGGCCACTACGGTGACGGGGTGGCGACCCTGACGGTGGCCACGGGGGCGGTGGAGCCCCTGGTCATCCCCGCCCCCGCGGGCGAACAGGTGCACGGCGTCCTCTCCCTGCTCCGCACCCGCGAGGGCCCCATCTGGGCCGGCATCTCCGAGGGCGTCTGGCGCTTCAACCGGGCCACCGGCGACTTCCGCTTCTACCGCCGGGGACTGGGCGAGGGAGGAGGACAGGCGCCGGGCTTCGTCTACTCGCTGCTCCAGGACTCGCGGGGCCGCGTGTGGCTGGGCGCCGGAGGAGGCGGCCTCTACCGCCACCGCCCCGAGACGGATGACTTCGTCGTCTTCCGGCACTCCGCCACGGACCCGCGCTCCATCCCCGACGACTTCATCACAGCGCTGATGGAGGACCGCCGGGGGCGCCTCTGGATGGGCACCCGGTCGGGCGGAGCCGGCCTCTGCACGGCGGAGGGAGAGTCGCTCGACTGCACGCGCCTGTCTCCGGGAGGCTCCCCGGGGCTCAGCCACCACCATGTCAGCGCGCTGCTGGAGGACCCCTCCGGCGCGGTGTGGATTGGCACCATGGGTGGAGGACTCCAGCGTGTCGTGCCGGACGCATCGGGGAGCATCTCCACCGTCGCGCGGTGGACCCGGAGCGAGGGCCTCATCGACGACCATGTGGTGGCGCTCGCGTTCACTCCAGATGGAGCGCTCTGGGTGTCCACGCGCGCGGGCCTCTCGCGCTTCGACGCGACGTCGGGGCACTTCGAAAGCTACGCCGCCTCCGACGGGCTGCCGACGGCGGTCTTCAACCCCAAGGCCGTCGCGCTCGAGGGAGGGCGGCTCTACTGGGGCACCGTGAAGGGCGTCGTCGCGCTGGACCCTTCTGTCCGTCCGGAGCGCGGCCCCACGCCTCCCATCGTCATCACCGGCATCGAGGGGACAGGCGCGAGAGCCGAGCAGCCCGTGTGGGAGCTGACGTCCCTGGAGGTCCCCTGGGCGCAGCCCTTGTCGCTGGAGTTCGCCGTCCTCGACTTCAGCCGGGGCGACGCGGAGTACGCGTACCGGCTCACCGCCGACGGGCCCTGGCTGACGCTCGGAATGCGCAGCCAGCTCACCTTCCACGCGCTGCCGCCCGGCGACTACGCGCTGAGCATCCGCGGACGGGCCCCGGGGCGGGACTGGAGCGAGACGCGCCCGCTCGCCCTGCGAGTCACCCCACCCTTCTGGCGGCGCGGCGAGGTCCGCTTCGGTGCGCTGGTGCTGGTCATGCTCGCGGTCGTCACGGGGCTGGGCTGGCGGACGCGAGCCCTGCAGCGGCGCAACAAGGCGCTCCGCGCGCTCCAGGCCGAGCGCGAGCAGGCGCTGGAGGAGGCCCGCGCCAGCCGTGACGGACTGGGAGAGGCCTTCGCCCACCTGCGCCGCCTGACGATGCGGCTGGAGGCGGCGAAGGAGGAGGAGCGCAAGCACCTTGCCCGCGAGCTGCACGACGAGTTCGGCCAGGCGCTCACGGCCGTGAAGATCAACCTGGGCCTCGTCGCCACTGGGAAGCGCACCGCCGGCACGGGGCTGGACCGCCTCGCGGAGACGATTGGGATGGTGGACCAGCTCATCGGCCAGGTGCGAGCACTCTCCATCGACCTGCGCCCGCCGGTGCTCGACGAGATGGGGCTCGTGCCCGCCCTGGAGGGCTACCTCCGGGGCGTGGGGCAGCGCGGAGGCGTGGCGCTCGGCTTCGACGTGGGCGCGGACCTGCCGGTGCTCGGAGCCGGGCGGGAAATCGTCCTGTTCCGCGTCATCCAGGAAGCGGTCACCAATGCCCTGCGCCACGCGGACGCGCGGCGAATCGACGTCCGGCTGGAGCCCGTCGGAGCGGCCGTCCGGCTGGAGGTGCGCGATGACGGGAGGGGCTTCGCGTCCGAGGCGTCCCTCTCCGGCGGCGCCTCGCGGACGTTCGGGCTGTTCGGCATGCAGGAGCGGGTGAGGGACCTGGGCGGCCGCTTCGAGGTGACTTCGCGTCCCGGCGAGGGGACGTGCGTCGTGGCCGAGGTACCACTCGCCAACGAGGAGGAGCACCGTGCGCGTACTGCTGGCGGATGA
- a CDS encoding response regulator, whose translation MRVLLADDHKLVRAGLRALLESLPDVTVLAESGDGQEVMELAERLRPDVLLLDISLPGLNGIEVARRLARQCPATRVLILSMHTATEYVAQALRAGVAGYLVKDSAVDELKMALDSVHQGRTYLSPTISGAVVAGFLRTNESEAPVPGSLALLTPRQREILQLIAEGHGTRGIATRLGVSVKTVETHRAQLMERLGIYDVPALVRLAMRHGLVPAEST comes from the coding sequence GTGCGCGTACTGCTGGCGGATGACCACAAGCTGGTGCGGGCGGGCCTTCGGGCCCTGCTGGAGTCCCTTCCGGACGTCACCGTGCTGGCGGAGAGCGGGGACGGGCAGGAGGTGATGGAACTGGCCGAGCGCCTGCGACCGGACGTGCTGCTGCTGGACATCTCCCTGCCGGGGCTCAACGGCATCGAGGTGGCGCGGAGGCTCGCGAGGCAGTGTCCCGCCACGCGGGTGCTCATCCTCTCCATGCACACCGCCACGGAGTACGTCGCCCAGGCGCTCCGCGCGGGCGTGGCCGGCTACCTCGTGAAGGACTCCGCGGTGGACGAGCTGAAGATGGCGCTGGACTCGGTGCACCAGGGGCGCACGTACCTCAGCCCCACCATCTCCGGGGCGGTGGTGGCGGGCTTCCTGCGCACCAACGAGAGCGAGGCCCCCGTCCCGGGCTCGCTGGCGCTGCTCACACCCCGCCAGCGCGAAATCCTCCAGCTCATCGCGGAGGGACATGGGACGCGCGGCATCGCCACCAGGCTGGGCGTGAGCGTCAAGACGGTGGAGACCCACCGCGCCCAGCTCATGGAGCGCCTGGGCATCTACGACGTGCCCGCGCTCGTCCGCCTGGCCATGCGCCACGGCCTGGTACCCGCCGAGTCCACCTGA